From the Bdellovibrio reynosensis genome, one window contains:
- the mazG gene encoding nucleoside triphosphate pyrophosphohydrolase has translation MAQTPSNLRQIESLVEIVSRLRGPDGCPWDKEQTHESLTQYAIEETHELVEALELPQSQSNKDQKIKEELGDVLFQVILHSQLSKERGAFGIEDVIESISEKLIRRHPHVFGDTKVADTAEVIKNYDVIKKQEKALSQSSPYSLDVPPLPALQRAYKIGKRTEKLQFDWDDAEGVMVKVEEEFEELREALEEGSEKEIEHELGDVLFSLAQLGRHLEMEPEQVLRKANSRFESRFAKMVELATQDQKDWSQLKLEEKEQYWQKAKELLKAKT, from the coding sequence ATGGCACAAACTCCAAGCAACTTACGTCAAATTGAGTCCTTAGTCGAGATCGTATCGCGATTACGCGGCCCTGACGGATGCCCTTGGGACAAAGAGCAAACCCACGAAAGTTTGACTCAGTACGCAATTGAAGAAACCCACGAACTTGTAGAAGCCTTAGAATTACCGCAAAGCCAAAGCAATAAAGACCAAAAAATTAAGGAAGAGCTTGGGGACGTGCTTTTCCAAGTGATCTTGCACTCACAACTTTCAAAAGAACGTGGCGCTTTTGGCATTGAAGACGTGATCGAATCTATTTCAGAAAAATTAATTCGCCGTCATCCCCATGTCTTCGGTGATACGAAGGTTGCAGATACTGCCGAAGTTATCAAAAACTACGACGTCATTAAAAAACAAGAAAAAGCTCTTTCGCAATCTTCCCCCTATTCGCTTGATGTTCCTCCTCTGCCGGCCTTGCAGCGCGCCTATAAAATCGGTAAGCGAACAGAGAAATTGCAATTCGATTGGGACGATGCTGAAGGAGTCATGGTTAAAGTCGAAGAAGAATTCGAAGAACTGAGAGAAGCCTTGGAAGAAGGCAGTGAAAAAGAAATTGAACACGAACTGGGGGATGTTCTTTTTTCTTTAGCGCAACTGGGACGTCACTTAGAAATGGAACCCGAACAAGTCTTAAGAAAAGCCAACTCCCGTTTTGAATCCCGCTTCGCAAAAATGGTCGAACTTGCCACCCAAGATCAAAAAGACTGGTCGCAACTAAAGCTCGAAGAAAAAGAGCAATACTGGCAAAAAGCGAAGGAATTGCTTAAAGCCAAAACCTAA
- a CDS encoding ExbD/TolR family protein, giving the protein MSRRTRFEPNLNKNSTFTLNITSMTDMFTIMLVFLLQTYSTADVQIIPADKVRLPTSASMTNPTESIKLSLSEDALKIDQTKIADVKNADFLPQDLESSDTNFIKPLFDELDKLAKTSTEKHVKDGKILLQADKDLPYATLRKVMYTASMAGFPQLKLVTMVGE; this is encoded by the coding sequence ATGTCACGCCGTACACGCTTTGAACCGAACTTAAATAAGAACTCAACCTTCACCTTAAACATCACGTCAATGACGGACATGTTTACGATCATGTTGGTGTTCCTATTACAAACCTACTCTACTGCAGATGTACAAATCATTCCTGCAGACAAAGTAAGATTGCCTACTTCGGCTTCGATGACGAATCCGACGGAATCAATTAAACTTTCATTGTCCGAAGATGCTTTAAAGATCGATCAAACGAAGATTGCTGACGTTAAAAACGCAGACTTCCTTCCACAAGATCTAGAGTCTTCAGACACTAACTTCATTAAGCCGTTATTTGACGAACTCGATAAGCTTGCTAAAACCTCCACAGAAAAACATGTGAAGGATGGAAAAATCTTACTTCAAGCGGATAAGGATCTTCCTTATGCGACTTTACGTAAAGTGATGTACACAGCATCAATGGCCGGCTTCCCGCAGTTGAAACTTGTCACCATGGTCGGAGAATAA
- a CDS encoding ExbD/TolR family protein, translating to MRRAKKIKINHHSEFELDLAPLLAVMVKLVPVLLVSSAFVQMMVIETELPQVVNEAIQRQEQTPLPTNVALEVDAKDGIRIVITEKGQEKVETIPLKNGAFDFETLHQKLVAVKSAHPEIFKLELNPDGKVPYNEIVKIMDEARQARDMKVKFPVFDTKQGKNVETNYMFPEIIFTNTMEG from the coding sequence ATGAGACGCGCAAAAAAAATTAAAATTAATCATCACAGTGAGTTCGAGCTCGATTTAGCTCCGTTACTTGCGGTTATGGTTAAACTAGTACCAGTACTACTTGTATCTTCGGCCTTCGTGCAAATGATGGTGATCGAAACTGAATTACCTCAAGTTGTGAACGAAGCTATCCAACGCCAGGAACAAACTCCACTTCCGACCAATGTGGCTTTAGAAGTTGATGCTAAAGACGGCATTCGCATCGTGATCACTGAAAAAGGTCAGGAAAAAGTGGAAACTATTCCACTAAAAAATGGCGCATTTGATTTTGAAACTCTTCACCAGAAATTGGTGGCGGTAAAATCAGCACATCCTGAAATTTTTAAGCTTGAGCTTAATCCGGATGGCAAGGTTCCTTACAACGAGATCGTAAAAATCATGGATGAAGCCCGCCAGGCCCGCGACATGAAAGTGAAGTTCCCAGTGTTTGATACCAAACAAGGTAAGAACGTGGAAACAAACTACATGTTCCCGGAAATTATTTTCACCAACACTATGGAAGGTTAG
- a CDS encoding PilZ domain-containing protein — MGGVQTVNSEQWYILRGEMKYGPYEYSALIRMIQMSELQDYNYVWAAHLENWTQVGDLQEFSKDRLCRLIETQDHLSGAFLERKHPRVNLETPVYAHNEQACFDGHTLSVSENGALVLLNDPLLQPGQKILLHFRASEVNPQGFNVLCEVIRKNFSKQRLNVKSGLHYAVRFLQVQDHGITQLTKWTRGGVSKEETKNGILKLHE; from the coding sequence ATGGGTGGGGTACAAACAGTCAATTCGGAGCAATGGTACATTCTTCGTGGGGAAATGAAATACGGTCCCTACGAATACAGTGCCCTGATCCGCATGATTCAGATGAGTGAGCTGCAAGACTACAACTATGTCTGGGCTGCTCATTTAGAAAATTGGACACAGGTGGGAGATCTTCAAGAGTTCTCTAAAGACCGTTTGTGCCGTTTGATCGAAACTCAAGACCACTTGTCTGGTGCTTTTCTAGAAAGAAAACACCCACGCGTGAATCTTGAAACACCGGTTTATGCTCATAATGAGCAGGCTTGTTTTGACGGCCACACACTCAGCGTGAGTGAAAACGGAGCTTTGGTTCTTTTAAATGATCCTTTGCTTCAACCAGGTCAAAAAATTCTTCTTCATTTCAGAGCCTCTGAGGTTAATCCTCAAGGATTCAATGTTCTTTGCGAGGTTATTCGTAAGAATTTCTCTAAGCAAAGACTCAATGTAAAATCAGGGCTGCACTATGCTGTTCGTTTCCTCCAAGTGCAAGACCATGGCATCACTCAGTTAACAAAATGGACACGCGGTGGCGTTTCCAAGGAGGAAACAAAAAATGGCATTCTTAAACTTCATGAATGA
- a CDS encoding HD family phosphohydrolase — MQRGKNTKKGESPATRVNYEDHSLKFLDWVDSIGLEKTFFGRAVQFMEEKFFIRRAALIFLYCVLLSYTIFYELDVPYNFAVGDVAQFDVSSPLAFEMIDEVTTEEKRLKSEFSVPVVYDYDTGVFERVSTNLMHAFRSMRAYYRETQWPKNAAEHRAKVKDFFQHKKQFEKELGVGVSDFMFEWLIDLKFSPKVEFIVMRNLENWYNGKIAEAPDRFIPINQMNVLGRVVHKNNLGREFPISRSEILDLQVPENFEFTDKKDLNRFSESDQANLLYFARSLMVPNLTLNKQETASRRQAARDAVIPVTITIKKNQSIISQGSVVQPFQMAVIREIENIRTDKRKDLMALSMALMLSVAIMVFFSYLKRFTINKVRIEFKDVSVMMLIAFGVVFFTKIYLFMIDAAFASKLGHLIPPTAFLFAAPVAAAPMLVGLLISYGEIVWLFTAFMSVCLGIMVDYNFSFMFISLVGGIAAARGVYNCKTRNDLYFAGVRTGAINALMIAFILTMTKYDQAGGLKEILFSIPLGFLGGIFSALVAMMFIPLLETVFNYTTDVKLLELSNLNHPLLKEMIVKAPGTYHHSMMVGSMVEAAAEEIGANPLLGKVMCYYHDIGKMEHANYFIENQKPGQNPHDHISPFMSKTLLVAHVKDGVEMGTTFKLGKPIIDGIIQHHGTTLISYFYNKALDLKKEDDPEIADDDFRYPGPKPQFRESALCMLADSIEAAARSLDEPTPARLQNIVRNIIQRKFSDAQLDECNLTLKDISKVEAAFVRILLGIYHQRIDYPRSAGGGLGDVGHTPS, encoded by the coding sequence ATGCAGCGAGGAAAAAACACAAAAAAAGGCGAGAGTCCCGCGACTCGCGTTAACTATGAAGATCACAGTTTAAAATTCTTGGACTGGGTTGATTCCATTGGTTTGGAAAAGACTTTTTTCGGGCGTGCTGTGCAGTTCATGGAAGAAAAGTTTTTCATCCGTCGCGCTGCTTTGATCTTTCTTTATTGCGTTCTTTTATCCTACACAATTTTCTATGAATTAGATGTTCCTTATAACTTCGCCGTTGGGGATGTGGCGCAATTTGATGTCAGCTCTCCGTTGGCATTTGAAATGATCGATGAAGTTACTACGGAAGAAAAGCGTCTTAAGTCAGAGTTTTCTGTTCCGGTGGTTTACGACTATGACACTGGTGTGTTTGAGCGTGTGTCGACAAACTTAATGCATGCTTTCCGTTCAATGCGCGCCTATTACCGTGAAACTCAGTGGCCTAAAAATGCGGCTGAACATCGCGCGAAGGTGAAAGACTTCTTTCAGCATAAAAAGCAGTTTGAAAAAGAACTGGGTGTAGGCGTTTCTGATTTCATGTTTGAGTGGCTGATTGATCTTAAGTTCAGTCCCAAGGTTGAATTCATAGTGATGCGCAATCTAGAAAACTGGTACAACGGCAAAATTGCTGAGGCTCCGGATCGTTTTATTCCAATAAACCAAATGAATGTCCTGGGCCGAGTTGTCCATAAGAACAATCTGGGTCGAGAGTTTCCCATTTCTCGCAGCGAGATTTTAGATCTACAAGTTCCAGAGAATTTTGAATTCACTGATAAGAAAGATCTAAATCGTTTTTCTGAAAGCGATCAAGCGAACTTATTATATTTTGCTCGTTCGTTGATGGTTCCTAATTTAACTTTAAATAAGCAAGAAACAGCTTCCCGTCGTCAAGCGGCTAGGGATGCGGTTATCCCTGTGACGATCACGATTAAGAAGAATCAGAGCATTATTTCTCAAGGGTCTGTGGTTCAGCCCTTTCAGATGGCCGTGATTCGCGAGATCGAGAATATTCGTACAGACAAGCGTAAGGACCTGATGGCTTTATCGATGGCTCTGATGTTGTCGGTGGCGATTATGGTGTTCTTTTCGTACTTGAAGCGTTTTACTATCAACAAAGTGCGTATCGAGTTTAAAGACGTTTCAGTCATGATGTTGATCGCCTTTGGGGTTGTCTTCTTCACGAAGATTTATCTTTTCATGATTGATGCCGCTTTTGCTTCTAAGCTAGGGCATTTGATTCCGCCGACGGCATTCTTGTTTGCGGCTCCGGTAGCGGCGGCTCCGATGCTGGTGGGTCTTTTAATTTCTTACGGCGAAATCGTGTGGCTTTTCACGGCCTTTATGTCGGTGTGCCTAGGGATCATGGTTGATTATAATTTCAGTTTTATGTTTATCAGTCTTGTGGGCGGTATCGCTGCAGCCCGCGGGGTTTATAACTGCAAAACGCGTAATGATCTTTATTTTGCTGGGGTAAGAACGGGTGCGATCAATGCTTTAATGATTGCATTTATTCTGACTATGACGAAGTACGATCAGGCGGGTGGGTTAAAAGAGATTTTGTTCTCGATTCCGCTGGGTTTCTTGGGTGGTATTTTCAGCGCTTTGGTAGCAATGATGTTTATTCCTTTATTGGAAACAGTATTTAACTATACGACGGACGTTAAGCTTCTTGAGCTAAGTAATTTGAACCATCCTTTACTGAAAGAAATGATTGTGAAGGCGCCGGGGACTTATCATCACTCAATGATGGTCGGTTCGATGGTGGAAGCTGCCGCGGAAGAGATCGGTGCAAATCCATTGCTTGGTAAAGTAATGTGCTATTATCACGACATCGGTAAAATGGAGCACGCGAATTACTTTATCGAGAATCAAAAACCAGGCCAGAATCCTCATGATCATATTTCGCCGTTCATGAGTAAAACGTTGCTTGTTGCCCACGTTAAAGATGGGGTGGAAATGGGTACGACGTTTAAGCTGGGTAAGCCGATCATTGATGGGATCATTCAGCATCACGGGACCACGTTGATTTCTTATTTCTATAACAAGGCATTAGATCTTAAAAAAGAAGACGATCCAGAGATTGCCGACGATGACTTCCGTTATCCAGGCCCGAAACCTCAGTTCCGTGAATCTGCTTTATGTATGTTGGCCGATAGTATCGAGGCGGCTGCCCGTTCGTTAGATGAACCAACACCAGCGCGTTTGCAAAATATCGTTCGTAACATCATTCAGCGTAAGTTTTCAGATGCTCAGCTGGATGAGTGTAATTTAACTCTGAAAGACATTTCAAAAGTAGAAGCGGCCTTCGTGCGCATTTTACTTGGTATT
- a CDS encoding MotA/TolQ/ExbB proton channel family protein, giving the protein MAFLNFMNDSGFVGWLILMVGIGSLVLIGERARALYKLYGMNVEEFTSKVQNLILAKKTDEALLLCAQLESKPLARAFKTIIEKADRDDDTIFQAHDIALSENVPFYTKRLHYLSMLANVATLLGLLGTIHGLILSFQAVATADPAQKQALLAHGISVSMYTTALGLAVAIPAMVFFSFLTARQNQLIEQLQEKCSKLTELLTSAHIPNLTRQNVFPDQAKAPMTPPTPGSKVS; this is encoded by the coding sequence ATGGCATTCTTAAACTTCATGAATGATTCCGGGTTCGTCGGTTGGTTGATCCTTATGGTAGGGATCGGCTCGCTAGTGCTTATTGGGGAACGCGCACGCGCTCTTTATAAGCTTTACGGAATGAATGTGGAAGAGTTCACTAGCAAAGTTCAAAACTTGATCCTTGCTAAGAAAACAGATGAAGCTCTTTTGCTTTGCGCTCAGTTAGAAAGCAAGCCTTTGGCTCGCGCTTTCAAAACTATCATTGAAAAAGCGGATCGCGATGACGATACGATTTTCCAAGCTCACGATATCGCGTTAAGCGAAAACGTGCCGTTCTATACTAAACGTCTTCACTATCTTTCAATGCTTGCGAACGTAGCAACGTTGTTAGGTCTTCTTGGTACGATCCACGGTCTTATCCTTTCGTTCCAAGCGGTGGCGACTGCCGATCCTGCACAAAAACAAGCTTTGCTTGCGCATGGTATCTCGGTATCGATGTATACAACAGCATTGGGTCTTGCGGTGGCAATCCCTGCGATGGTGTTCTTCTCTTTCTTGACTGCCCGTCAAAACCAATTGATCGAGCAATTGCAAGAGAAGTGCTCTAAATTAACAGAGCTTCTAACTAGCGCACATATCCCGAACTTGACTCGTCAAAACGTATTCCCTGATCAAGCAAAGGCGCCAATGACGCCTCCAACTCCAGGCTCTAAGGTTTCTTAA
- a CDS encoding zinc-dependent metalloprotease has translation MSIWNRTSAYVILSSLFLISCTQEKETIVIKEALPPAKIEASATVNKNLVTFEKASLGKLFMLIPTVIDNSRSAAPNLHKPQLITFEKNGDRVAVFNQTIQNNVDSVTADQLLQTFAVVQETSDKIVFDMAQGFLSMNYEAGLEILIPQIYTDIEFNNQNRKESHLVLKDAYISTLSVAGNAIRMKQVIRVVEDFVNPMVEITKEEKEKLEKMAIRRPEKVESSKTVFFEIKPYVPNKNFKSKTYDAENRFGFFVNNTFGGVGESDMKAVITRWSVDPKDGDIRVLVDKNVPEKMKTAVADGVHYWNRALGRDVLKVTFNHDIKEPQQDRTIVINWIKWDDSFSAYANVQTDPLTGEAIRGYVYMTSSFTKKEVSDDWQKNSGFAAGNLCGLIVDRPLIEQEDYVREVIAHEMGHIMGLRHNFAGSFNAEATDEEIHAAVERAAKGDNSKPVPVSSSVMDYMTAEPTMVSGGAIKNALLSYDKKAIEWGYANIDSPRTEHSYCSDEHWLEAHSEGREIVGCNRFDLYGNIFFAPRKEFLEAAKAQLLSSVEVFLAYKGTGFPLKYKEQVQLTWNPEFSFIEILYKNKEEKIPVTIDFIIDNYLSSYMLWRRDGPSFTEYSPELTDNLYLSQLNELGGLSGYLNSLKPDFTKLTMEIVSSEQLENLTGFEKALVVENLLEAAANLENEAQEKIEKLIKRDELRSSFK, from the coding sequence GTGAGTATCTGGAATCGTACCTCTGCATACGTGATTTTAAGCTCTTTATTCCTTATTTCCTGCACCCAGGAAAAAGAGACTATCGTTATAAAAGAAGCCCTTCCGCCGGCTAAAATCGAAGCTTCAGCCACTGTCAATAAGAACCTCGTGACCTTTGAAAAAGCCTCTTTAGGAAAGCTTTTTATGCTGATCCCGACGGTGATTGATAACTCTCGATCTGCAGCGCCTAATCTGCACAAGCCCCAACTGATTACTTTCGAAAAAAATGGCGATCGCGTCGCCGTCTTCAACCAGACAATTCAAAACAATGTCGACTCAGTCACAGCAGATCAACTATTGCAAACGTTTGCAGTAGTTCAAGAAACCTCTGACAAAATCGTTTTTGATATGGCCCAAGGCTTTTTATCAATGAACTATGAAGCGGGTTTAGAAATTTTGATTCCTCAGATCTATACTGATATCGAATTTAACAATCAAAATAGAAAAGAATCCCATCTGGTGCTGAAAGACGCCTATATTAGCACTTTGTCGGTTGCCGGTAATGCAATTCGCATGAAACAAGTCATTCGCGTTGTTGAAGACTTTGTAAATCCCATGGTCGAAATTACGAAGGAAGAAAAAGAAAAATTAGAAAAAATGGCTATCCGCAGACCTGAAAAAGTCGAAAGCAGCAAAACGGTCTTTTTCGAAATTAAACCCTACGTGCCCAATAAAAATTTTAAATCTAAGACCTATGATGCAGAAAATCGTTTTGGATTTTTCGTGAACAACACTTTCGGTGGCGTCGGCGAATCTGACATGAAGGCCGTGATCACACGCTGGAGTGTCGATCCTAAAGACGGAGACATTCGAGTCTTGGTCGATAAGAATGTCCCAGAGAAAATGAAAACAGCCGTAGCTGATGGAGTTCACTACTGGAATCGCGCTTTAGGCCGCGATGTTCTTAAAGTCACTTTCAACCATGATATCAAAGAGCCCCAGCAGGATCGAACCATCGTCATTAATTGGATTAAGTGGGATGATTCATTTAGCGCCTACGCCAATGTTCAAACGGACCCTCTGACTGGGGAAGCCATTCGCGGTTACGTTTACATGACATCCTCTTTTACTAAAAAAGAAGTGTCAGATGATTGGCAAAAAAACAGCGGCTTCGCAGCTGGAAATCTATGTGGGTTGATTGTAGATCGCCCTTTGATTGAACAAGAAGATTATGTGCGCGAAGTGATCGCCCACGAAATGGGACACATTATGGGGCTACGCCATAATTTTGCAGGAAGCTTTAATGCCGAAGCCACGGATGAAGAAATTCATGCTGCCGTTGAAAGAGCTGCAAAAGGTGACAACTCAAAACCTGTTCCAGTCTCAAGCTCTGTGATGGATTATATGACTGCTGAACCGACAATGGTTTCGGGCGGTGCTATTAAAAATGCTCTGCTATCTTACGACAAAAAAGCTATTGAATGGGGCTATGCTAATATCGACAGTCCTCGAACAGAACATAGTTATTGCTCTGATGAACATTGGCTTGAAGCCCACTCAGAAGGTAGAGAAATTGTGGGCTGCAATCGTTTTGATCTTTACGGCAATATCTTTTTTGCTCCCCGAAAAGAGTTTTTAGAAGCAGCCAAGGCACAATTACTGAGTTCAGTAGAGGTCTTTCTTGCTTATAAAGGCACAGGTTTTCCACTTAAGTACAAAGAGCAAGTGCAACTAACTTGGAATCCAGAATTTTCATTCATTGAAATTCTGTATAAAAATAAAGAAGAAAAAATTCCTGTAACCATAGACTTTATCATCGACAACTATCTTAGCTCCTACATGCTGTGGAGAAGAGACGGTCCTTCATTTACAGAATACAGTCCTGAATTGACGGACAATTTATATCTTTCTCAGCTTAATGAATTGGGTGGACTTTCAGGATATCTGAATTCGTTAAAACCCGATTTTACGAAACTCACGATGGAAATCGTAAGTAGCGAACAGCTAGAGAATTTGACGGGATTTGAAAAGGCGCTTGTGGTTGAAAACCTTCTTGAAGCTGCAGCGAATTTAGAAAATGAAGCGCAGGAAAAAATAGAAAAGCTTATTAAGCGCGATGAACTTCGCTCTTCTTTTAAATAA